One genomic window of Brevundimonas vesicularis includes the following:
- a CDS encoding YggS family pyridoxal phosphate-dependent enzyme — MTSSSSAFSAPSIAEKVAEVRARIGAACHAAGRDPADVTLTAVSKTQAPVAIDSILATGQRIFGENRVQEAQGRWADRRGALPGLELRLIGPLQTNKAEDAVALFDVIETLDREKLARALAQAGEKRGRSPRVLVQVNTGSEPQKAGVLPDAADALIAAARDTYGLTVEGLMCIPPADQDAEPHFQMLRDMAERNGLPVLSMGMSGDYETAIRCGATHVRVGTALFGERNRPETPSSS; from the coding sequence ATGACCTCTTCTTCCTCCGCTTTCTCCGCCCCGTCCATCGCCGAAAAGGTCGCCGAGGTGCGAGCGCGCATCGGCGCCGCCTGCCATGCGGCCGGTCGGGATCCAGCGGACGTGACCCTGACCGCCGTCTCCAAGACGCAAGCCCCAGTGGCCATCGACTCTATCCTGGCGACGGGTCAGCGGATCTTCGGCGAGAACCGGGTGCAGGAGGCGCAGGGTCGTTGGGCCGACCGTCGTGGGGCCTTGCCGGGTCTGGAACTGCGCCTGATCGGCCCCCTGCAGACCAACAAGGCCGAGGATGCGGTCGCTCTGTTCGACGTGATCGAAACCCTGGACCGCGAGAAGCTGGCGCGGGCCCTCGCGCAGGCGGGCGAAAAGCGCGGCCGATCGCCGCGCGTCCTGGTCCAGGTCAATACCGGCTCCGAACCCCAGAAGGCCGGCGTCCTGCCCGACGCCGCCGACGCCCTGATTGCGGCGGCGCGCGACACCTACGGACTGACGGTCGAGGGTCTGATGTGCATCCCCCCGGCGGATCAGGACGCCGAGCCGCATTTTCAGATGTTGCGGGACATGGCCGAACGAAATGGTTTGCCGGTCCTGTCGATGGGCATGAGCGGCGACTACGAGACCGCCATACGGTGTGGCGCAACGCACGTCAGGGTGGGAACGGCCCTGTTCGGGGAACGAAATCGACCCGAAACGCCCTCTAGCTCGTAA
- a CDS encoding YczE/YyaS/YitT family protein yields the protein MTRRLIQLFVGLCLYGLSIALIVRADLGLDPWDVLNQGVFEQFAKPAGVSFGLVVNLIGMAVLLVWIPLRQKPGIGTVANVLVIGTVANFGLDWIPSDLGLPLRAGLLIAAIVLNGVASGAYIGAGLGPGPRDGLMTGIVARTGWPVKWVRTAIELTVIAVGWMLGGSVGVGTLLYALTIGPLVHIFLPLFTIRPKLAD from the coding sequence ATGACCCGTCGCCTGATCCAGCTCTTCGTCGGCCTGTGTCTCTACGGCCTGTCCATCGCCCTGATCGTCCGCGCCGATTTGGGCCTGGATCCTTGGGACGTGCTGAACCAAGGGGTGTTCGAGCAGTTCGCGAAACCCGCCGGAGTCAGCTTCGGTCTGGTGGTCAATCTGATCGGTATGGCCGTGCTGCTGGTATGGATTCCCCTGCGCCAGAAGCCGGGGATCGGGACCGTCGCCAATGTGCTGGTCATCGGCACGGTCGCCAACTTCGGCCTGGACTGGATTCCGTCTGACCTGGGCCTACCGCTTCGGGCTGGCCTGCTGATCGCCGCCATCGTCCTGAATGGCGTGGCCAGCGGGGCCTATATCGGCGCAGGTCTTGGTCCCGGTCCCCGCGACGGCTTGATGACCGGCATCGTCGCGCGCACCGGCTGGCCGGTGAAATGGGTGCGGACGGCCATTGAGCTGACTGTTATCGCCGTCGGCTGGATGTTGGGCGGTTCGGTCGGAGTGGGCACGTTGCTCTACGCCCTGACCATCGGCCCGCTGGTCCACATCTTCCTGCCGCTGTTCACGATCCGCCCGAAGTTGGCCGACTGA
- the leuS gene encoding leucine--tRNA ligase: protein MARYEPKTAEPRQQARWAEASAFVTKDTGRPKYYVLEMFPYPSGNIHMGHARNYVMGDVVARSKRAQGYDVLHPMGWDAFGMPAENAAMERGIHPKGWTYSNIANMREQLKLLGLSLDWSREFATCDPEYYGKQQAWFLELYRRGLVYRKDAVVNWDPVDNTVLANEQVIDGRGWRSGALVEKRKLNQWFLRITDYADDLIDGLKTLDRWPEKVRLMQENWIGKSKGATLWWDIAEAPAFLPASPEGEPNHARDPIEVYTTRPDTLFGASFLALAPDHPLTKAIAEHRPDVADFIKSCAQTGTSEAEIEKAEKLGVDLGVRVRHPFDPDKTLPVWAANFVLSTYGSGAIFGCPAHDQRDLDFARKYDLPVTPVVKPDDAETVEIGTEAYVGPGRIFNSDFLNGMDVEAAKAAAIAKVEAAGQGRAETIYRLRDWGVSRQRYWGCPIPIIHCPSCGVVEVPADQLPVVLPDDVTFDVPGNPLARHATWKHVKCPSCGADATRETDTLDTFVDSSWYFARFTDPTAEAPIDKAAADRWLAVDQYIGGVEHAVLHLLYARFITRALSDAGMLSVKEPFAGLFTQGMVVHETYRRADGAWVEPTDVELRNDNGVRFARQLSTGETLVIGDIEKMSKSKKNVVAPAEILESHGVDAGRLFVLSDSPPERDVQWTPGGVEGASRFVQRAWTLFDTYDAGFAGEDKANAELLRETHKAIKAVSEGVEGFRFNSAIAKLYAFVATIRDNARAGGDAKRQALSALARLIAPFTPHLAEEAWTRLGEDGMVLDAPWPVWDAALAADDEVVLPIQINGKRRAEIRVPRGMEPTEVEALVLADETVKARLEGLSVKKIVVVKDRIVNLVAG, encoded by the coding sequence GTGGCCCGTTACGAACCCAAGACCGCCGAACCCCGCCAGCAGGCCCGATGGGCCGAGGCTTCCGCCTTCGTCACGAAGGACACCGGCCGGCCGAAATACTATGTGCTCGAGATGTTCCCCTATCCGTCGGGCAACATCCACATGGGTCACGCCCGCAACTATGTTATGGGCGACGTGGTGGCGCGGTCCAAACGCGCGCAGGGGTACGACGTTCTGCACCCGATGGGCTGGGACGCCTTCGGCATGCCGGCCGAGAACGCGGCCATGGAGCGCGGAATCCACCCCAAGGGCTGGACCTATTCCAACATCGCCAACATGCGCGAGCAACTGAAGCTGCTGGGCCTGTCGCTGGACTGGTCGCGCGAGTTCGCCACTTGCGACCCGGAATACTATGGCAAGCAGCAGGCCTGGTTCCTGGAGCTGTATCGGCGCGGTCTGGTCTATCGCAAGGATGCGGTGGTCAACTGGGATCCGGTCGACAACACGGTCCTGGCCAATGAACAGGTGATCGACGGTCGCGGCTGGCGCTCGGGCGCCCTGGTCGAGAAGCGCAAGCTGAACCAGTGGTTCCTGCGCATCACCGACTATGCGGACGACTTGATCGACGGTCTGAAGACCCTGGACCGCTGGCCCGAAAAGGTCCGGCTGATGCAGGAGAACTGGATCGGCAAGTCCAAGGGCGCGACCCTGTGGTGGGACATCGCCGAGGCGCCGGCCTTCCTGCCCGCCTCCCCCGAGGGCGAACCCAACCACGCCCGCGATCCGATCGAGGTCTACACCACCCGCCCCGACACCTTGTTCGGCGCCAGCTTCCTGGCCCTGGCCCCCGATCATCCTCTGACCAAGGCCATCGCCGAACACCGACCGGACGTGGCGGACTTCATCAAGTCTTGCGCCCAGACCGGCACCAGCGAAGCCGAGATCGAAAAGGCCGAGAAGCTAGGCGTGGATCTGGGCGTTCGCGTCCGCCATCCCTTCGATCCGGACAAGACCCTGCCCGTCTGGGCGGCCAACTTCGTGCTGTCGACCTATGGTTCGGGCGCCATCTTCGGCTGCCCGGCCCACGACCAGCGGGACCTGGATTTCGCCCGCAAATACGATCTGCCGGTGACGCCGGTGGTCAAACCCGACGACGCCGAGACGGTAGAGATCGGAACCGAGGCCTATGTCGGCCCTGGCCGCATCTTCAACTCAGACTTCCTGAACGGCATGGACGTCGAGGCCGCCAAGGCCGCCGCGATCGCCAAGGTCGAGGCCGCCGGCCAAGGACGCGCCGAGACCATCTATCGCCTGCGCGACTGGGGTGTTTCGCGCCAGCGGTATTGGGGTTGCCCGATCCCGATCATCCACTGCCCTTCCTGCGGCGTCGTCGAGGTTCCCGCCGATCAGTTGCCGGTCGTCCTGCCTGACGATGTGACCTTCGACGTGCCCGGCAATCCCTTGGCGCGTCACGCGACCTGGAAGCACGTGAAATGCCCGTCGTGCGGCGCCGACGCGACGCGCGAGACCGACACGCTCGACACCTTCGTCGATTCCAGCTGGTATTTCGCGCGGTTCACCGATCCGACGGCCGAGGCGCCGATCGACAAGGCCGCCGCCGACCGCTGGCTGGCCGTCGATCAATATATCGGCGGGGTCGAGCATGCCGTCCTGCACCTGCTGTACGCCCGCTTCATCACCCGCGCCCTGTCTGACGCCGGCATGCTGTCGGTGAAGGAGCCGTTCGCCGGCCTGTTCACCCAAGGCATGGTCGTCCACGAAACCTATCGCCGGGCCGACGGCGCCTGGGTCGAGCCGACCGACGTCGAGCTCAGGAACGACAACGGTGTGCGTTTCGCCCGCCAGCTGTCGACCGGCGAGACCCTGGTCATCGGCGACATCGAAAAGATGTCCAAGTCCAAGAAGAACGTCGTCGCTCCGGCCGAAATCCTGGAAAGCCACGGCGTGGACGCCGGGCGCCTGTTCGTTCTGTCGGACAGCCCGCCCGAGCGGGACGTGCAATGGACCCCCGGCGGGGTGGAGGGCGCCAGCCGCTTCGTCCAGCGCGCCTGGACCCTGTTCGACACATATGACGCCGGTTTTGCGGGCGAGGACAAGGCCAACGCCGAGCTGCTGCGCGAAACGCACAAGGCCATCAAGGCCGTGTCCGAAGGGGTCGAAGGCTTCCGCTTCAACTCGGCCATCGCCAAGCTCTACGCCTTTGTCGCCACCATTCGCGACAATGCACGGGCCGGTGGCGACGCCAAGCGTCAGGCCCTGTCGGCGCTGGCCCGCCTGATCGCCCCCTTCACCCCGCACCTGGCCGAAGAAGCCTGGACGCGGCTGGGGGAAGACGGGATGGTTCTGGACGCGCCGTGGCCCGTGTGGGACGCTGCGCTCGCGGCCGACGACGAGGTGGTCCTGCCCATCCAGATCAACGGCAAGCGTCGCGCGGAAATCCGCGTGCCGCGCGGCATGGAGCCGACCGAAGTCGAAGCCCTGGTCCTGGCCGACGAAACGGTCAAGGCGCGGCTGGAGGGTCTGAGCGTGAAGAAGATCGTCGTGGTCAAGGACCGTATCGTCAATCTGGTGGCCGGCTGA
- the holA gene encoding DNA polymerase III subunit delta has protein sequence MILAKRPEIDRFLKAPDPAIRAAVIHGKDRSGVAERAEVLCKTVTPDLNDPFNVTVLTDSDIDGDETKLEEALTAMSLMGGRRLVRIRLSALKPGVDKAVAAALKIHADGGYNPDAMMVVEADQLGRESALRKAAEKENGAVGIVCYEDETGDVARMVREALAADKVGLTSDALDRFVMRLPRERGLMRQEIERLALFIGPGSGKTLDMDALEHHLGVEPDASLSDAALQAFGARPGPAQAGLRRAFAEGESSVLAVRSAAIHLGKLRRINILQANGANAKEAAKAAGVFWKQEAEMLRQARSWRLEALDEVLDSINTADVATKTTGMPDQLIAERLLLEIAGRARRMGL, from the coding sequence GTGATCCTGGCCAAACGCCCCGAGATCGATCGCTTCCTGAAGGCGCCCGATCCGGCGATCCGGGCGGCGGTGATCCACGGCAAGGACCGGTCGGGCGTCGCCGAGCGGGCCGAGGTGTTGTGCAAGACGGTCACGCCCGATCTGAACGACCCTTTCAACGTCACCGTCCTGACCGACAGCGACATCGATGGCGATGAAACGAAGCTGGAAGAAGCGCTGACGGCCATGTCCCTGATGGGCGGCCGTCGTCTGGTGCGCATCCGTCTGTCGGCGCTAAAGCCCGGCGTGGACAAGGCTGTGGCCGCCGCGCTGAAAATCCACGCCGACGGCGGCTACAATCCCGACGCCATGATGGTGGTCGAGGCCGACCAGCTGGGCCGCGAATCCGCGCTCAGAAAGGCGGCCGAGAAGGAAAACGGCGCGGTCGGCATCGTCTGCTACGAGGACGAGACCGGCGATGTCGCCCGCATGGTCCGCGAGGCCCTGGCTGCCGACAAGGTGGGCCTGACCTCCGACGCCCTGGACCGCTTCGTCATGCGCCTCCCGCGCGAGCGGGGCTTGATGCGGCAGGAGATCGAGCGCCTAGCCCTCTTCATCGGCCCCGGCTCTGGCAAGACGCTGGATATGGATGCGCTGGAGCATCATCTCGGCGTCGAGCCGGACGCCTCCCTGTCGGATGCGGCGCTTCAGGCCTTCGGCGCGCGTCCCGGTCCAGCGCAGGCTGGGCTCAGGCGCGCCTTCGCCGAGGGGGAATCGTCGGTGCTCGCCGTTCGCTCCGCGGCGATCCATCTGGGAAAGCTACGCCGGATCAATATCTTGCAGGCCAACGGCGCGAACGCCAAGGAGGCCGCCAAGGCCGCTGGCGTCTTCTGGAAACAGGAGGCGGAAATGCTGCGTCAGGCGCGGTCCTGGCGGCTCGAAGCCCTGGACGAGGTTTTGGACAGCATCAACACGGCCGATGTCGCGACCAAGACGACCGGAATGCCGGACCAACTGATCGCCGAACGCCTGCTGCTGGAAATCGCAGGTCGCGCCAGGCGCATGGGGCTATAG
- a CDS encoding response regulator transcription factor: MPTPKTILIIDDDDDLREALAEQLNLHEEFRTQQASTATDGVRMGREIRADLILLDVDLPDMDGREACRLLRKDGVSTPVIMLTAQSADADAILGLDAGANDYVTKPFRFAVLLARIRAHLRSHEQSEDAVFTIGPYEFRPAAKVLMDTKGKKVRLTEKETNILKYLYRAGAKPVSREELLTEVWGYNAGVTTHTLETHIYRLRQKIEPEPGHARLLLTDAGGYRLQP; this comes from the coding sequence ATGCCTACGCCCAAGACCATTCTGATCATCGACGACGACGACGACCTGCGCGAGGCCTTGGCCGAGCAGCTGAATCTGCATGAGGAGTTTCGCACCCAGCAGGCGTCGACCGCCACGGACGGGGTGCGGATGGGGCGCGAGATCCGCGCCGACCTGATCCTGCTGGACGTCGATCTGCCCGACATGGACGGCCGCGAGGCCTGTCGCCTGTTGCGCAAGGACGGGGTTTCGACCCCGGTCATCATGCTGACGGCGCAATCGGCGGACGCCGACGCCATCCTGGGTCTGGACGCCGGGGCCAACGACTATGTCACCAAGCCCTTCCGGTTCGCCGTGCTGCTGGCGCGCATCCGCGCCCATCTGCGCAGCCATGAACAGTCCGAGGACGCGGTCTTCACCATCGGCCCCTACGAGTTCCGGCCCGCCGCCAAGGTGCTGATGGACACCAAGGGCAAGAAGGTGCGGTTGACCGAGAAGGAAACCAACATCCTGAAATACCTCTATCGCGCCGGGGCCAAGCCGGTGTCGCGCGAAGAGTTGCTGACCGAGGTCTGGGGCTACAACGCCGGGGTCACGACCCATACGCTGGAAACCCATATCTACCGTCTGCGCCAGAAGATCGAACCGGAACCGGGCCATGCCCGCCTTCTGCTGACCGATGCGGGCGGATATCGGCTGCAGCCCTAA
- a CDS encoding PLP-dependent aminotransferase family protein — MSSRSIGLGSLTRHLGAWRSSGAGAAYRQLAGAVRLLILDGRLPLAARLPGERELAQALGLSRTTVSAAYGRLRDDGFLTGGQGAAARTSLPAGPAPRHEATQTDKPGLIDLTAAVLPADPNVHAAYVRALERLPANLPGHGYETSGLEELREAVAAGYRRRGLATSSGQILITHGAHNGLVHLLRLTTRPGAPVVFDHPTYPQAIDAILAAGGRAVPVALPDGEEGWDVEGLIAACRSSNAAMAYLVLDHNNPTGRMMRAADRTRLLAGLKGSETLLVLDETLVELTLSGPPALSASAVDAPRIVRLGSMSKSVWGGLRIGWIRADRAVIQRLAQSRASFDLGVPILEQLAAVELLTDGGKALAARRPLLRARRDHLRARLAEKLPDWVCPRPAGGLSLWARLPGPISSALTIAAEAEGLRLAAGPRFGVDGAFERRLRLPYTLPEDQLDVAVLRLGRAARKVGRGRKAAGSVKPVAVY, encoded by the coding sequence ATGTCGTCGCGATCGATCGGTCTTGGTTCCCTGACGCGCCATCTCGGCGCCTGGCGGTCGTCGGGCGCAGGCGCGGCCTATCGGCAGCTCGCCGGTGCGGTACGACTGCTGATTCTGGATGGTCGATTGCCCTTGGCGGCGCGGTTGCCCGGCGAACGGGAACTGGCCCAGGCGCTGGGCTTGAGCCGCACGACCGTGTCCGCTGCCTACGGCCGCTTACGGGATGACGGATTTCTCACCGGCGGGCAGGGCGCCGCTGCACGCACCAGCCTGCCGGCCGGACCGGCGCCGCGTCACGAGGCGACGCAAACGGACAAGCCCGGCCTGATCGACTTGACCGCCGCCGTCCTGCCGGCCGATCCCAATGTGCATGCGGCCTATGTGCGGGCGCTGGAGCGATTGCCGGCGAACCTGCCAGGACACGGTTATGAGACGTCGGGGCTGGAGGAACTGCGCGAAGCGGTGGCCGCGGGATACCGGCGGCGCGGCCTGGCAACCTCTTCGGGTCAGATCCTGATCACACACGGCGCGCACAACGGACTGGTCCATCTGCTGCGCCTGACGACGCGCCCCGGCGCCCCGGTGGTGTTCGACCATCCCACCTATCCGCAGGCGATCGACGCCATCCTGGCGGCGGGCGGCCGCGCCGTGCCCGTCGCCTTGCCGGACGGCGAGGAGGGTTGGGATGTCGAGGGTCTGATTGCGGCCTGCCGAAGCAGCAACGCGGCAATGGCCTATCTGGTGCTGGACCACAACAATCCGACCGGGCGGATGATGCGAGCGGCGGACCGGACGCGCTTGCTGGCGGGGCTGAAGGGATCGGAGACCTTGCTGGTGCTGGACGAGACCCTGGTCGAACTGACCTTGAGCGGACCACCGGCGCTCAGCGCCTCCGCCGTCGATGCGCCGCGGATCGTCAGATTGGGATCGATGTCCAAAAGCGTCTGGGGCGGACTGCGCATCGGCTGGATCCGCGCTGACCGGGCGGTGATCCAGCGTCTGGCCCAAAGTCGCGCCAGTTTCGATCTGGGTGTTCCGATACTGGAGCAGCTGGCGGCGGTCGAACTGTTGACCGACGGCGGCAAGGCCCTGGCGGCGCGCCGGCCCCTTTTGCGCGCCCGGCGGGATCATCTGCGGGCGCGGCTCGCTGAAAAACTGCCTGACTGGGTCTGTCCACGCCCGGCTGGAGGCCTGTCGTTGTGGGCGCGCCTGCCCGGGCCGATCAGTTCCGCTCTCACGATCGCGGCCGAGGCCGAAGGCCTGCGCCTCGCCGCCGGTCCGCGATTCGGCGTCGACGGCGCCTTCGAACGCCGGCTGCGCCTGCCCTATACCTTGCCGGAAGATCAGCTGGACGTGGCGGTGCTCCGGCTCGGGCGCGCCGCCAGAAAGGTCGGCCGGGGTCGAAAGGCGGCGGGGTCGGTCAAGCCGGTCGCCGTCTATTGA
- the lptE gene encoding LPS assembly lipoprotein LptE — protein MRIAAATAVLASLAVSACGFTPMYAEPAVGSSLRRIAVTTQDDRLGYRLREQLEDALAWDRGATPLYRLTTEVQQNRRSLGRRIDDTATRYELTVKATWTLTPAGGGMPVSGTETVTTTYATADQPYAAIAAQQDGEERAAAELARLIRLDLMQALSNP, from the coding sequence ATGCGTATTGCGGCGGCTACCGCGGTTCTCGCGTCTCTGGCGGTTTCCGCCTGCGGCTTCACGCCCATGTACGCCGAGCCGGCCGTGGGTTCATCCCTGCGCCGGATCGCCGTCACGACCCAGGACGACCGCCTCGGCTATCGCCTGCGCGAGCAGCTTGAAGACGCCCTCGCCTGGGATCGCGGCGCGACGCCGCTGTATCGCCTGACGACAGAAGTTCAGCAGAACCGCCGGTCGCTGGGTCGCCGCATCGACGACACCGCCACCCGCTATGAACTGACGGTCAAGGCGACCTGGACCCTGACCCCGGCCGGCGGCGGAATGCCTGTGAGCGGCACGGAAACGGTCACCACGACCTACGCCACCGCCGACCAGCCCTATGCCGCCATCGCCGCCCAGCAGGACGGCGAGGAGCGGGCCGCGGCCGAACTGGCTCGCCTGATCCGACTGGATCTGATGCAGGCGCTGTCGAACCCGTGA
- a CDS encoding NtrZ family periplasmic regulatory protein has protein sequence MKRRLMAGFEGFGMRFGGFLAVMMATTAMAASTSALAQSRSTVSLSEAQAAQRNTPAPQRRGLRLNDRGRWGLDFNLNQPVGRETEWGDVEAGAYYRLNDRLRVGAAAAVSTPEADPARAPETNGRAQPRVRLETIFKF, from the coding sequence ATGAAACGCCGCCTCATGGCGGGGTTCGAAGGATTTGGTATGCGGTTCGGTGGTTTCCTGGCAGTGATGATGGCGACGACGGCGATGGCCGCGTCGACGTCGGCGCTCGCCCAAAGCCGGTCCACAGTCTCTCTGTCGGAAGCCCAGGCGGCGCAACGCAATACGCCGGCTCCGCAGCGTCGCGGTCTGCGCCTGAACGACCGCGGCCGGTGGGGTCTGGATTTCAACCTCAATCAGCCCGTCGGCCGCGAGACCGAATGGGGTGATGTGGAAGCCGGCGCCTATTATCGGCTGAACGACCGTCTGCGGGTCGGGGCCGCCGCCGCCGTCAGCACGCCGGAAGCCGATCCGGCCCGCGCGCCCGAAACCAACGGCCGGGCCCAGCCTCGGGTCCGTCTGGAAACCATCTTCAAATTCTGA
- a CDS encoding thiamine phosphate synthase: MILPAGYSDDARALWNAATALNRAAAAVSPAAAALPPMLFFTDPDRTPRPWETAARLPAGSAVVYRAFGASDAVETGHRLREATAGRDVKLLVGLDPNLAEAIDADGLHLPERAADQAARIRSDRPDWILTAAWHGSSPAPEAVNALILSPVFPAGGASAGKPALGVTAFEQHVKAARLPVYALGGVTPENAATLAHTGACGLAAVSAIQSAFR, encoded by the coding sequence ATGATCCTGCCGGCTGGTTACAGCGACGATGCGCGCGCGCTCTGGAACGCCGCGACCGCTCTAAACCGCGCCGCCGCTGCTGTCAGCCCGGCCGCCGCAGCCTTGCCGCCGATGCTGTTCTTCACCGACCCGGATCGCACGCCACGACCGTGGGAGACGGCGGCGCGCCTGCCCGCCGGTTCGGCGGTGGTCTATCGCGCTTTTGGCGCATCCGATGCCGTCGAAACGGGGCATCGGCTTCGGGAAGCAACGGCCGGTCGGGACGTGAAATTGCTGGTTGGGCTGGACCCCAATCTGGCCGAGGCGATCGACGCCGACGGGCTCCACCTGCCCGAACGGGCCGCGGACCAAGCAGCGCGCATCCGCTCAGACCGACCCGACTGGATCCTGACGGCAGCCTGGCATGGCTCTTCGCCCGCGCCCGAAGCCGTGAACGCCCTGATCCTGTCGCCAGTATTTCCGGCGGGCGGTGCGTCCGCCGGTAAACCCGCCCTGGGCGTCACCGCATTCGAACAGCATGTGAAAGCCGCCCGCCTGCCGGTCTATGCGCTGGGCGGTGTCACGCCAGAGAACGCCGCAACGCTCGCACACACAGGCGCCTGCGGCCTGGCGGCGGTAAGTGCGATCCAGTCAGCGTTTCGCTGA
- a CDS encoding DUF3576 domain-containing protein: MSLNKALVRNVAVVLVSGVALGASLSACSSIPFVGGKKSAPKTNVQQGIGVNAFLWRASLDTLSFMPLLTADPWGGVINYDWYINPQTPNERFKATVFILDTRLRADALNVTVTKEVNGADGQWTAAPVAAQTEADLENAILTKARQLNLSNAG; encoded by the coding sequence ATGAGCCTCAACAAGGCCCTGGTTCGGAACGTCGCGGTCGTGCTGGTCTCGGGCGTGGCCCTGGGCGCGTCCCTGTCGGCCTGCTCGAGCATTCCCTTCGTCGGCGGCAAGAAGTCTGCGCCCAAGACGAACGTGCAACAGGGCATCGGCGTCAACGCCTTCCTGTGGCGCGCCTCGCTGGACACCCTCAGCTTCATGCCGCTGCTGACCGCCGATCCGTGGGGCGGCGTCATCAACTATGACTGGTACATCAACCCTCAGACGCCGAACGAGCGCTTCAAGGCGACCGTCTTCATCCTGGACACCCGTCTGCGCGCCGACGCGCTGAACGTCACGGTGACCAAGGAAGTGAATGGCGCCGATGGTCAGTGGACCGCCGCCCCGGTCGCCGCCCAGACCGAGGCCGATCTGGAAAACGCCATCCTGACCAAGGCGCGCCAGCTGAACCTGTCCAACGCAGGCTAA